The following proteins are encoded in a genomic region of Pyrus communis chromosome 11, drPyrComm1.1, whole genome shotgun sequence:
- the LOC137708555 gene encoding protein indeterminate-domain 7-like gives MMLFHQQQSQQLVDENISNLTSASGEAASVLSANRNEIGTRFSQQFFTTPPEAQPTLKKKRNLPGNPDPDAEVIALSPKTLMATNRFICEICNKGFQRDQNLQLHRRGHNLPWKLKQRTSKEVRKKVYVCPEASCVHHDPSRALGDLTGIKKHFCRKHGEKKWKCDKCSKRYAVQSDWKAHSKTCGTREYRCDCGTLFSRRDSFITHRAFCDALAEESARAITSANHPHHLLISQQQPQMNLNQVQLGHQFNQDIHGFSLKKEQQSFTTLRPDLPSWLGPPNCTIDLSSSSSLFSPTHHQDLSLHDSHNDTSQNPNPSSLPPFQPAPSPHISATALLQKAAQMGATMSSKNSTTAATTSEAAATSASPQPMVRAHQHNPGHVSDFAAAGANATTGTTGPAVSSVHHHHQNQHQQASLLHDMMNSLSSGTGFEGAAFELEPFGSIPNMLNNNAKKDSNNLTHFNVSGSDEGGANCGGNGEGLTRDFLGLRSLSHSDILNIAGLGNCVNTANAPATTASRDYQKPWQG, from the exons ATGATGCTCTTCCATCAACAACAATCACAGCAGCTGGTCGATGAGAACATTTCTAATCTTACTTCAGCATCAGGTGAAGCTGCTAGTGTCTTATCTGCCAACAGaaatgaaattggtaccagatTTTCCCAACAGTTTTTTACCACACCACCAGAAGCTCAACCAACTctcaaaaagaagagaaatttacCAGGCAATCCag ACCCAGATGCAGAAGTGATAGCCTTGTCCCCCAAGACACTAATGGCAACAAACAGGTTTATCTGTGAGATCTGCAACAAAGGGTTTCAGAGAGACCAGAATCTACAGCTTCACAGAAGAGGGCACAATTTGCCATGGAAGCTCAAGCAAAGAACAAGCAAGGAGGTGAGGAAGAAGGTATATGTGTGCCCAGAAGCCAGCTGCGTCCACCATGACCCTTCAAGGGCTCTTGGGGATTTAACTGGGATCAAGAAGCACTTTTGCAGAAAGCACGGTGAGAAGAAGTGGAAATGTGACAAGTGCTCAAAGCGGTATGCGGTTCAATCGGACTGGAAAGCTCATTCCAAAACCTGTGGTACTAGGGAGTATAGATGTGACTGTGGAACCCTTTTCTCGAG GAGGGATAGTTTCATCACTCACAGAGCCTTCTGTGATGCTTTAGCAGAAGAGAGTGCAAGAGCCATCACCTCAGCAAACCACCCTCATCATCTTCTCATCTCTCAGCAGCAACCACAGATGAATCTTAATCAAGTGCAATTAGGGCACCAATTCAATCAAGACATCCATGGCTTTTCCCTGAAAAAAGAGCAGCAGAGTTTTACAACCCTACGGCCAGATTTACCATCTTGGCTGGGCCCACCAAACTGTACCATTGACCTCTCCTCATCCTCCTCACTCTTCTCCCCAACCCACCACCAAGATTTATCCCTCCATGATTCCCACAATGACAcatcccaaaaccctaaccccagCTCACTCCCACCCTTCCAGCCTGCGCCTTCCCCACACATATCAGCCACTGCATTGCTACAGAAGGCAGCTCAGATGGGTGCAACCATGAGCAGCAAGAACAGTACTACTGCTGCTACTACTTCAGAAGCAGCTGCAACCTCTGCATCTCCACAACCCATGGTGAGGGCCCACCAGCACAACCCGGGTCACGTGTCTGATTTTGCTGCAGCAGGGGCCAATGCTACTACTGGCACAACTGGTCCTGCTGTCTCAAGtgttcatcatcaccatcaaaatcaacatcAACAAGCTTCTCTACTCCATGATATGATGAACTCCTTGTCATCCGGAACTGGGTTCGAAGGGGCGGCTTTTGAGCTGGAGCCTTTCGGGTCCATCCCCAACATGTTGAACAACAATGCGAAAAAAGACTCGAACAATTTGACCCATTTCAACGTTAGCGGCAGTGACGAAGGCGGTGCAAACTGCGGTGGAAACGGTGAAGGTTTGACCCGAGATTTCTTGGGACTGAGATCACTGTCTCACAGTGACATTCTGAATATTGCTGGTCTTGGAAACTGCGTCAATACTGCTAATGCTCCTGCTACTACTGCTTCCCGTGACTACCAAAAACCTTGGCAAGGTTAA